The genome window CTCGGAAGAAGCGGCTCTTGCCCTGCACCCGGAGGAGAGCAAGAACCCCGGGCCCCCGGAACTCCGCCTGCTtttcccgccgccgccgccaccgccgccgccgccacggCCCAAGTACGACTCGCGGATGATCGACCTGTGCAACGTGGGCTTTCAGTTCTACCGCAGCCTGGAGCACCTGGGGGGCAAGGCCGTCAAGCAGGAGCCCGTGAAGCCCAGCGCCACGTGGGCCGCGCCCCCTCCGTTCCTGCCCACGCCCTACCCCTATTACCCCAAAGTGCCCCCGGGCCTCGTGTTCCCCTTCTTCGTGCCCTCGGCCTCGCCCTTCCCCTTCAGCCGGCACACCTTCCTGCCCAAGCGGCCCCCGGAGCCGCTGCTGCCCCGCAAAGCCGAGCCGCGGGAGAGCGAGGAGACCAAGCAGAAGGTGGAGAGGGTGGACGTGAACGTGCAGATCGACGACAGCTACTACGTGGACGTGGGCGGCGCGCAGAAGCGCTGGCAGTGCCCCACCTGCGAGAAGTCCTACACCTCCAAGTACAACCTCGTGACCCACATCCTGGGCCACAGCGGCATCAAGCCGCACGCGTGCGGCCGCTGCGGGAAGCTCTTCAAGCAGCTCAGCCACCTGCACACGCACATGCTGACCCACCAGGGCACGCGGCCCCACAAATGCCAGGTGTGCCACAAGGCCTTCACCCAGACCAGCCACCTGAAGCGCCACATGATGCAGCACAGCGAGGTGAAGCCGCACAACTGCCGCGTGTGCGGCCGGGGCTTCGCCTACCCCAGCGAGCTCAAGGCCCACGAGGCCAAGCACGCCAGTGGGCGGGAGAACATCTGCGTGGAGTGCGGCCTCGACTTCCCCACCCTGGCCCAGCTGAAGAGGCACCTCACCACGCACCGCGGCCCCATCCAGTACAGCTGCTCCGAATGCGACAAGACCTTTCAGTACCCGAGTCAGCTGCAGAACCACATGATGAAGCACAAGGACATCCGGCCCTACATCTGCTCCGAGTGCGGCATGGAGTTCGTGCAGCCCCACCACCTCAAGCAGCACTCCCTCACGCACAAGGTACTGCGGGGCCCCAGGGGAGGGGAGCGAGTCCCGGGCCGAGGGCCCAGGAGACCCACGCTGCTTCCCACCCCTGACACGTGTAACCCTAGGCAGGAGGCGTCCCTTACCTGAGCCCAGACGTTCTTCTTCCTCACCTTGAAATGGGGGAGAATGAGGAGACTAGCCATCAAGCCCTTTCCCATCTCAACTTCTGGAGTCTCGGGCGGTCCTAGAAAGAAAGAGTGCAGTTTGGAGAGGAGGGTGCGGAAGGATGAAGGAAGCAGCTGGTGCTTGGGCTGTTGCTTATTCACTTCCCAGAAtccctaaaattttatttctggaaacTTCATCCGGGGCGCTAGCATGAGGGTGCATCAGTCCCTATCTACCCAAGACCAGCTTTGTGCCTGGGATACATGAATCGGAGCCTTCTAGAAAACTCTAGAACattctcttggtctttttctGCTAAAGTTGTGGCtaccttttgctttattttctccctcaACTGCTTTATTTGCAGGTGGCTTTGAGGGGAGCAGAGCCTGGCCTGGGTCCAGCCGGGTCTGTGCTTCCTCCATTGAGCTTCTGCCTAGTTGGTGGCAGTGCTCTGTGGCTTGTATTATAGGAGGCATGAGAGAGCATTCTTCTCTGTTGGGTTTGGTTTTACCTTCCCCAGCCTCAGGTCTTCAAGGAGAAATATAGGCCTGCATGTCTAAGTTCAGCCTAGTTTGCAGACAAAGCCCTGGAGTCATTCTGGATGAACTAAAACAAGGCCCCGGTGCGTTCCTGAAATCTTACCCAGCCAAGCTAACTTGGGTCTGCTTTGAGCTTCCAAGAGGGGAAGTTTGCCCCACTGAACTCTACTCTCACACCCTTGacctcaaatggttttcttggcAGAAGAAACTTCTAGCAAGCCAGAGTTTCTAAAACATTCTTTCATTCTGAAAGGTCAGGGGAGGACTTTGCTCAGCCAAGATAATATTTCTGCTGTGGCATTGTGGGTTTCATTTGATAGGTTAGGACCAAATATGGACAAAATGCATGACTGCCTTGTGGGCTCTGCACAAACAGCTGCCCTGCAAAAGGCACCTTAGATGCATCCAGAGAGGAGGTGCCTGCCTAGTGCAGGAGCCATCAACAAGGAGCCTGAGCTGAGAGTCAGCCACCAGGAGGGCCATGTGCTCATTTCAGGGACTCCTACATGTGTGGAAGAGGAATCAGAAATGCATTTTAGAACACATAAAAATTCTGTAAGATGGtagaaaatgaactcaaaatggaggAAACAGCCTAGTATCTGAAATAGGTCTTGTTTGAATTAGGAagcaaaatgcattttaattaaaagagtCAGCAAACAGTGAGAggtagtatttactgagcacttgctaagtgccaggtactgtacttctcatttaatcctcttcaACAACTGTAAGAGCTACCTATGGGTATCGTTACTCCAGATTTGCAGATGAAGACACCAAGCCATGGGAAGTCACCCAGCATCTCTGTCTCTAGCACCTGAGCTCTTGAACACAACTATCAAGACTactccctctttcccttcaccCAGCAGCTCCGCAGGTCCCCTCTCTGAGATTTCATTGATCTTATTAAAGACACAGCAGCTTCCTTTGTCCCCTAAGCTGTGTCCAGTCTCTCATTTACTTGAGGTCTAGGCCAGCCCACATGTGAATTTTACTTTGTTCACAGAATTCTCTTTAGAGAATTCCAAAAACAGTGATAAGTAGGTGCTAACTAGATCATAACCAAGTATAGGGACAATCTTGAGAAGAAAGATGCTGAAGTAAATTTTAAACCCATcaagaaaatagtttttattaatttaatacttttaaacTCAGTTCGAATAcgcaacacattttaaaaattcatcttcttAGGAGGACATTAAAATTTAGATCTCTTCATTAGCATAAATCCATACTCATCTGCAATCATCTAGACTAGACAGTATTCCAGTTAGAAAGAGCCCCCGGGTTCTCATGTCCCAGCACTTCAACTTGAGATGAGGAAGCCTTCGCCAGGAAAGGCTGCGGGACTCATCTAAGGTTATGCAGCCAGTAAGCAGCTGGACAGAGACCCAAACTCACCCTTTAGTGCCATGGGCTCACCTAAACTGAGGAGTGGTACTCTCTTACCATGTCccaaattaaagaaatgaaaatataggcAGAGGGAACCTTGGAGCCCCTCCTGCCTTAGGTCACTATGACTATCAGGCCATATGGGTTTTATAAGATACAGTTGTTAGCTAAATGACTTGTTCTACACCTGTAATAACCTAGTTTTAATACTATGGTTCTGGGTCCTTCCAAAAGTCATTCTGGGTCAAGATTTCTTGCAACGGCCATTTCAGACAAGCACTGGTTAGTCAGGACTAGGTAATACTCTCCTCACGCCGAGAGTCCCCAGAAGTGCTTTCAGTTGAGGGCATTGATGCTTAAGTACTAAAACACTTCACAAACAGCAAGGGAACTAGAAAAtcttcttctttccccttttctaatTCAGAAAGCTCTCCTCTGCCGAATTGCTCTATCAGACAGAAGCCGGCTTGGAGGCTCTGTAGCCAAATCACAGAGGCCACTGTGGCCCGTGGGAGCCCAGGGGACCATCTCAAGAGACGATTATCGAGTTGTAATTTTTTGAAGTGTGGATGTGAGTTGTTCTTCTTGGATTTTCAAATCCATTAATGAGGACTCAAGAGGACATTGGTTTTCATATGGGAAATGATATTATCAGCttagggggttttgttttttcatgatcACGAAAGCCGGATTAGACTCACTTCACATACCATTCATTCCATGGTGCTCTTACCAAAATCTTATTAATCCCTGAGAACTGTTACCATAGAATTAaccccagcagcagcaggaacaaCAAAACCAGTAGCTTTCTTTTCCTCTAGCAGTCTGGGTAGTTTATGgttttttagaaggaaaaaaggatTACGTAATCAACACTTTTCAAGAAAATAGTGGTTTAACAAGGCTACAGGCACACCATTTGGAACTCAACATCTTTCACCAAATCCTTCGTGGATTTATGtggcagagagaaaagcaaaggctaCTGTCCTGATGAAAGTCTGCTACCTGCTAACCACGGTTCTTTTGCGTCTTGACCCCTCCCAGGGCGTGAAGGAGCACAAATGCGGGATCTGCGGGCGGGAGTTCACTCTGCTGGCCAACATGAAGAGACACGTGCTAATCCACACCAACATCCGCGCCTACCAGTGTCACCTGTGCTACAAGAGTTTCGTGCAGAAACAGACCCTCAAGGCGCACATGATCGTCCACTCGGATGTGAAGCCCTTCAAATGCAAGGTGGGCGGCTGCCCGGGGGGAGCATGGAGAGGGAGGGCTCAGAGGGCTGTGCAGGTGCGCAGGAAGACTCTCCAGGGAACCTTCTACTCAGTCTCATCAGAGGGACCTCTGCGGCTCAGAGAGGTCTGCGGCCAAGCCCAGGCCTGTCTGCTGCTCTGTGCCTCTCTCCACCGCAGCTGTGCTCAGCTGAGCCCTAGGAGCTGCCCTGTGTGTCTCGCTGTGGAATCGATGCACAGGGCGTGGAGACAGCCAGTGCAGGGAGTGCTGAGGGTGGAAGGCCCATTTGAGGAATGAGGTCGTTAAAGGATGAAGGCGGTGTGAGAGCTGGTGCTCTAGAAAGCAGCAGTCAGGTGTCGCCCTCTTCCCCTTACAAGCCAGTGAGTAGAACACAGAGAGGAGTCAGAGAAGCTTCcagccctgtccccttcccttcccactcccccctgccaccccgcTCCTGCCCTCCGCACACTTGGACTGAGCACTGTAATTTGAAGGCAGGTCTCCCGGAGGGGATGGAAGAGATTCCAAGGCTAGCCCCTCAGGTGGCCTCAGAGATGCTTGCGTGGGCAGAGGAACAACTGTGTGCAAGGTCAGCTGAGGTGCTTctcgtttattcctgaatatgaTGGAGCATCTTCGTTACAATCTCTGTGTCACGTTAACTTGGTGGGGCTTTTATTTCATGCGCTAAGGTAAAGTGTGAGCTGGAGACGTGTAAAGCCCAAGGTGCTGACGGGTACGCCGCAGAAATGCTCAGGCTTCCCAGgctggctcccctccccccattgtTTCTCTCCTCCACTTCTAAGATGAGAAGGAATCTTGCTCAGGATTGGGCAGTTTAATTCAAGGAAGGTACTGGCAAGTGACACCTCAGTCACAGGAGAGGGCTGAGGGGGAAGCAGAGGGAAATCGCCACGTTCAGATATCGTTAGAGCCGTTCTGTTTGACATGGATTTGCCTTCTCTCTGTCCTGCGTGTCTGATGGGGTCCCAATGATATTCTTTGTCAATGCCTGTTCCTGGAGTAGGGTTCCCTGCTTCCAGGGGCTGTTCCTGCCTTAATCCCTCAGCAGCATGTGCCCCCACTTGAAGGAACCCCCTGTGAAGCTGACTTCTTTCCTGTGCTGGCCACTCCTGGACGGGGTGAGAGGGGTCAGGAGCCAGAGCTTCCCTAGACCTGTGTGGGCATTCTccggaggtgggggagggaggggtctcCCTCCAGCCCTTTTCCTGCCACCCACTTGTgtttcccctcctttccttcaaGTTCCCAGTGGTTTGAAAGTCAATTTATGTCCATCTTGAGTGATCTGAGCTGAAGGGGGAGGAAGCTGCCTGCAGGATGGTGTACGTACTTCGCAGGGCCTGGTGGAAAATGACCACGGGGCCCCCTTGTTCAGATGCTATGCAGAATTTCAAGATGATGAAAGCAGAGCATAAACACCAAACCCAGGACACTTCTGAGTTCAGGGCCTTGTGTGACCACATAGGCCACATACCCGTCAAGCCAGGCCTGACTGCGGGACCCTGTGGACTCTACAGACCAGCTCTTCTGTCTCCCTTTAGACACGCCTTTGGTCTCCCTTTCGCCTCGCTGAGTCCCTTGAACGCTTCACTTTTTACAGAGCTGTTCCCGCCTGCCAGGGATTTACTGTCTCCTACAGTAGAGGTGCTATCAGCGGCTCATCGCCCCTCTTCATTCCTTCTGTTGAGTTTACTCTTGGGCTTCGAGCATGGACTGTATTTTTATGAGCTGGTGGTGGGGCGCATAAAGTCGTTAAAATACTCAGGAGCCATTGCATAGTTCGTAGTCCCCCCAAAATCCACGTCCATCCAGACCAGCCAGCTCCCTCCTCCACCTCACCAATTCAGGGCCAGCAGTAGTGGTTAAACCAGGCAGAAAACATCCCTGAAACAGAGGGATACGTCAGGGCAGAGCCAATGCAGGAAAAGGACTTGCCAGCTGTGTGTGATTTGGGGGCACAGAAGCAGTTCTGTTTCTCTACCTCAAGGGCCTCAGAGGGGCCTGGAGGATTTTGGACCAAGTGGTCCTTGAGGATTTAGAGTGTTCTCTCTGGTACCAGTGCATAGAGACGGGACATGATGGGACATGATGGGCCCAGTGATGCCAGGCCTCCCTTCACCCCAATGATAGCACACCACACATGGTTCAAAGGGTGTCTGCTGGTCAACTATACAGTTCAGAAACTCAATCTGACATCTCCTTGAGGGTGGATAAGGCTCCAGATATCTGGTCATACCATGAAACCCCATAAGAGAGGGGCTTGTAGCAGGAAATGCCAGCTGTGATAGAATACAGTTTAACTCTCCAGTGGGAGTTGGGCCTGGCACAGGAATTGGACTGGTCATCTGCACAGGTCACTTCTTCCTGATGAGCAGGTTCTCTCAGGAGACCACGGGAGGTCGGAGGCTGCCTAGAAGGCAgtatgtgtcatttgaacaaaaAGAACTGGATGTTAAAGTGTATGTTGGTCAAACTTAGGTGGCCCTTCTCCATTCTTAGACATTCCTGAAATAAGAACAGGTGTCAGTCACCTCGATCAAGAGCCTCTGTCCCCTGGCGAGTGCCAGAACATACTGCCAGGTTCTTCCTCTCTTCGTCCCCGTCTCCCTGCACAGTGCCACCTGCTTGGTGTCCTCTTCATACCATCACCCTTCTTCATTTCAAAGGAATTTCAGAGCATGTCTGAATTTGCAGATTATGTAATGGGGCCCTGTGTATTTATAAACTAGCTCCAGATCCCACTGTGGGATAGGCCATCTCCAGATGGTGTCCTGGGGACTTTGCTTCTTACTCACGTTGTGCTGTATTCTTGGAAATCTGGCCCTGGGTAGGGGTTGCTGGGGTCTGAGAGTTGGGAGAGGAACAGAGGGCCATTTGCCCATCACCATGCAGTTCACAGCCCTCAGAGAAGAGTGGATGGCTGGCTACACGGTGATGCTGGAGAACAGGCCCAGACAACTACACCCGAGCTCTGTTGCGGTAATGGGGAAGGGTTATTCCATGTATGGGACTGACACGGCTGGAAAAAAGAGGCAGACCTTGCTCCAGCCATATTCCAAGAGTTGGCTCCATCTCCTGTACCCCAaaacttgccaaaaaaaaaagggagactcTTTAAGTAACAGATTCTAATTTCCTGGGATTCTCACCACTAAAAATTCTTCCTAACATAAATCCCTCCCGCTGTGGCCACATGAACTGGTTCTCTCTGGCCCTGGCTCAGTGGAAACAGCTGTCCACAGCAAACAGAAACATTCGTTTACTGCGGGATTAGGCATTAACAATAGGATGGAAAATTcgaggaggaaaggtttctggtttttttttcttcttataaaaaaATTACTGCCCTTCTGGGTTCTTTTGCTATTGGCTCGACTTCTGGACTCCTTGCTTCTTGGAGCCAGCTGGAGTTTCTCCAGAGACCTGCGCCTGTAGACTTAAGCCACGTTTCAGAAATACGCTTCCCAGATTCTGCGCAAGCACGCAGGGGTTGACTTGGATGCTCTCCTCGTAGCAGCCACACTCCATAATAGCAAAGAACCAGCTGCTGTCTTTGGGAAACCTGTCCAGGAAAAGCAGTCATCCAGAATTTCCGGGACAAATTCTCCTTTGAGATGGGTGAAGCCGGGAGCTGCCGATGTTATGAATCACCAGGTCATCTGCAGCCTGGCCCAAAGCAGAGGGCTGAAGGCTGAGGCAAGAACACATGGAAAAGGATGAGGTCTCCCTGAAAAGGGTCCCTGCCGCCTCCGCCAAACTGGCTCCATCTCCCCCTCCAGCTCTTGGATGCTCCATCGGGGAGAAACCCAGTGGGGACTTGCAGGGGCCCAGTGCTTGGGATCAGGGTTCTCAGGCTGGCATCGAGGGGGTTAAGGCAGTGACCAGATAGCAGCCTTTTGGCAGCAAAGCCCtcctcagcagaaggaaggatatAGCTGTATGAACTGCCTGCTTAACAATGCCCCGCATGTCCCCAGGGGCCCGCCTGCAAATAGATTTCATCTTGCTTTCTCTTGTACTTTTCAAAGCTTCCTGTTTTCTCACGGTCCTTTTGGA of Delphinus delphis chromosome 3, mDelDel1.2, whole genome shotgun sequence contains these proteins:
- the ZNF366 gene encoding zinc finger protein 366, whose product is MQKEMKMVKDEGVHFSLGAKRAPSFPHGLQPVVSRGRAPPRHPFPEALRGPFSQFRYEPPPGDLDGFPGVFEGGGSRKRKSMPTKMPYNHPSEEAALALHPEESKNPGPPELRLLFPPPPPPPPPPRPKYDSRMIDLCNVGFQFYRSLEHLGGKAVKQEPVKPSATWAAPPPFLPTPYPYYPKVPPGLVFPFFVPSASPFPFSRHTFLPKRPPEPLLPRKAEPRESEETKQKVERVDVNVQIDDSYYVDVGGAQKRWQCPTCEKSYTSKYNLVTHILGHSGIKPHACGRCGKLFKQLSHLHTHMLTHQGTRPHKCQVCHKAFTQTSHLKRHMMQHSEVKPHNCRVCGRGFAYPSELKAHEAKHASGRENICVECGLDFPTLAQLKRHLTTHRGPIQYSCSECDKTFQYPSQLQNHMMKHKDIRPYICSECGMEFVQPHHLKQHSLTHKGVKEHKCGICGREFTLLANMKRHVLIHTNIRAYQCHLCYKSFVQKQTLKAHMIVHSDVKPFKCKLCGKEFNRMHNLMGHMHLHSDSKPFKCLYCPSKFTLKGNLTRHMKVKHGVMERGLHSQGFGRGRVAGAQTAGGLRSLQQEEPFDLSQRRRAKGPAFQPDVESARGSSCHEEDDDDNCCEAGRDSPGLGPRSPPLCAPQDLSAKADPGPRAEAQAGEDAPQGDLQPKSRASPGPEGVREREFARRDECPGLLRALQSARRGPSFSDYLYFKHRDESLKELLERKMENQAVLLGI